Proteins encoded by one window of Nitrospiria bacterium:
- a CDS encoding cytochrome c3 family protein translates to MKTSRYLIAVVVVGGGLIILAMSALGGTIIGSRHDLSALNRRGYGSPTGPMTGGSFNDYEETCIYCHTPHNAGTVSPLWNRHLPNPQGYEMYSSPNFDSSASAPDGISLGCLSCHDGSVAVDAVLNKPKFHDWYDSGVHYRMSPEGSVGSDACGKCHNRQRGAYAALSGAHDATIRYLTRNLRDDHPISIPYPTFGKDSAFNQPLIAKEDGGRTFPNGVQTFDDDKVQCASCHDPHNPDEKNIEGRDPFLRTSNRYSALCLTCHQK, encoded by the coding sequence ATGAAGACCTCTCGGTACCTTATTGCGGTTGTCGTCGTCGGTGGAGGCCTGATCATCCTGGCCATGTCTGCTTTGGGAGGCACCATCATCGGATCGCGACATGACCTTTCCGCGTTGAACCGAAGGGGCTACGGCAGTCCGACCGGCCCGATGACCGGCGGATCGTTCAACGATTATGAGGAGACCTGCATCTATTGCCACACGCCCCATAACGCCGGCACCGTGTCGCCCCTCTGGAACCGTCACCTTCCGAATCCACAGGGTTACGAAATGTACTCCAGCCCCAATTTCGATTCGAGCGCGTCCGCTCCGGACGGCATCTCCCTCGGTTGCCTCTCGTGTCACGACGGATCCGTGGCGGTGGACGCCGTGCTGAATAAACCGAAGTTTCATGATTGGTATGATTCCGGAGTGCATTACCGCATGAGTCCGGAAGGGAGCGTGGGGTCGGATGCTTGCGGGAAGTGTCATAACAGGCAACGCGGGGCCTACGCCGCGTTGAGCGGCGCCCATGACGCGACCATCCGGTATCTGACCCGGAACCTTCGAGACGACCACCCGATTTCGATCCCGTATCCGACCTTCGGCAAAGACTCCGCCTTCAATCAACCGCTCATTGCGAAGGAAGACGGAGGCCGGACCTTTCCGAACGGCGTTCAGACGTTTGACGACGACAAGGTTCAATGCGCGTCGTGTCACGATCCGCATAATCCGGACGAGAAGAATATCGAGGGACGAGACCCGTTTCTGAGGACATCAAACCGATACAGCGCCTTATGCCTGACCTGTCATCAAAAGTAG
- a CDS encoding 6-bladed beta-propeller → MKRTRIKRKQFLGLMTVLLITTACATPPKPVDIIWPLPPEEPRIKYVKSISSSEDVQPKGVWETIEEFITGSKSVARIAKPYAVHMDREGRLFVTDSGWPTVLVFDTKNHQFTVIGLEGPGVLAKPMGVTTDAAGRVYVTDTLENRGVVYDHDGNFLFGIGEKGRFDQPVGIVVNDALNRVYIVDTKKHNVSVFDSKEGKFLFDFGGRGVEDGQFNWPTNIAIDKDGKLFVMDTFNFRVQIFDPDGKFLSKFGSVGTGLGQFAKPKGIAVDSEGHIYVVDAAFNNVQIFDPQGQLLLFFGGFGSQPGRFWLPAGMNIDRDDLIYVADQYNHRIDIYQYLSEKYKAAQTAAMKK, encoded by the coding sequence ATGAAGAGGACGAGGATCAAGCGAAAACAGTTTCTTGGGCTGATGACCGTTTTATTGATAACGACCGCTTGCGCCACGCCCCCAAAACCCGTCGATATTATCTGGCCCTTGCCTCCGGAGGAGCCCCGGATCAAGTACGTCAAGAGCATCAGCAGTTCGGAGGACGTTCAGCCGAAAGGGGTATGGGAAACAATCGAAGAGTTCATCACCGGTTCCAAGTCGGTTGCGCGCATCGCCAAACCCTACGCCGTTCACATGGATCGCGAGGGGCGGTTGTTTGTGACCGACAGCGGGTGGCCGACCGTTCTGGTCTTTGACACCAAAAATCATCAATTCACCGTGATCGGTTTGGAAGGACCGGGGGTGCTGGCCAAACCGATGGGGGTGACGACCGACGCGGCCGGCCGGGTTTATGTGACGGACACGCTCGAGAACCGGGGCGTGGTGTACGATCATGATGGGAACTTCCTGTTCGGAATCGGTGAAAAGGGCCGTTTTGATCAGCCGGTCGGCATCGTCGTCAACGATGCCTTGAACCGCGTCTACATCGTCGATACGAAAAAGCACAACGTTTCCGTCTTCGATTCGAAGGAAGGGAAGTTTCTTTTTGATTTTGGCGGCCGCGGCGTCGAGGACGGCCAGTTCAACTGGCCCACGAATATCGCGATCGATAAAGACGGCAAGTTGTTCGTGATGGACACGTTTAATTTCCGGGTCCAGATCTTTGATCCGGATGGGAAGTTTCTGTCCAAGTTCGGAAGCGTCGGCACGGGGCTGGGCCAGTTTGCAAAGCCCAAAGGGATTGCGGTCGATTCGGAAGGGCATATCTATGTGGTGGACGCCGCCTTCAATAACGTCCAGATCTTCGATCCGCAGGGACAACTGCTTCTTTTTTTCGGCGGATTCGGGAGCCAGCCGGGTCGGTTCTGGCTGCCGGCCGGGATGAATATCGATCGGGACGACCTGATTTATGTGGCGGATCAGTACAACCACCGGATTGATATCTATCAATACCTGAGCGAGAAATACAAGGCCGCCCAGACGGCCGCCATGAAGAAGTGA